The proteins below are encoded in one region of Saccopteryx leptura isolate mSacLep1 chromosome 1, mSacLep1_pri_phased_curated, whole genome shotgun sequence:
- the RASGRP2 gene encoding RAS guanyl-releasing protein 2 isoform X3: MALGGFYGKSARELRGGAPGAPPLPKGGSGPSPVGGSQSAAWPGLPAPAAMAGTLDLDKGCTVEELLRGCIEAFDDSGKVRDPQLVRMFLMMHPWYIPSSQLAAKLLHIYRQSRKDNSSSLQVKTCHLVRYWISAFPAEFDLNHELAEQIKELKALLDQEGNRRHSSLIDIESVPTYKWKRQVTQRNPVEQKKRKMSLLFDHLEPMELAEHLTYLEYRSFCKILFQDYHSFVTHGCTVDNPVLERFISLFNSVSQWVQLMILSKPTAPQRALVITHFVHVAEKLLQLQNFNTLMAVVGGLSHSSISRLKDTHSHVSPETIKLWEGLTELVTATGNYGNYRRRLAACVGFRFPILGVHLKDLVALQLALPDWLDPARTRLNGAKMKQLFSILEELAMVTSLRPPVQANPDLLSLLTVSLDQYQTEDELYQLSLQREPRSKSSPTSPTSCTPPPRAPVLEEWTSAAKPKLDQALMVEHIEKMVESVFRNFDVDGDGHISQEEFQIIRGNFPYLSAFGDLDQNQDGCISREEMISYFLRSSSVLGGRMGFVHNFHESNSLRPVACRHCKALILGIYKQGLKCRACGVNCHKQCKDRLSVECRRRAQSVSLEGCTPSPSPTHTHHRAFSFSLPRPGRRGSRPPEIREEEVQMVEDGVFDIHL, encoded by the exons GGGTCCGGTCCGAGCCCCGTGGGAGGCTCCCAGAGCGCAGCTTGGCCTGGCCTACCCGCGCCGGCGGCCATGGCGGGCACCCTAGACTTGGACAAGGGCTGCACGGTGGAGGAGCTGCTTCGCGGCTGCATCGAAGCCTTCG ATGACTCCGGGAAGGTGCGGGACCCGCAGCTGGTGCGCATGTTCCTCATGATGCACCCCTGGTACATCCCTTCCTCTCAGCTGGCGGCAAAGCTGCTCCACAT CTACAGACAATCCCGCAAGGACAACTCCAGTTCGCTGCAGGTGAAGACATGCCATCTGGTCAG GTACTGGATCTCAGCATTCCCGGCAGAGTTTGACCTGAACCATGAGCTCGCTGAACAGATCAAGGAACTGAAGGCTCTGCTGGACCAGGAAGGGAACCGCAGGCATAGCAGTCTCATCGACATCGAGAGCGT ccccaccTACAAGTGGAAGCGGCAGGTGACTCAGCGGAACCCTGTGGAACAGAAAAAGCGCAAGATGTCCCTGTTGTTTGACCACCTGGAGCCCATGGAGCTGGCAGAGCATCTCACCTACCTGGAGTATCGCTCCTTCTGCAAGATCCTG TTCCAGGACTATCACAGTTTTGTGACTCACGGCTGCACAGTGGATAACCCTGTCCTGGAGCGATTCATCTCCCTTTTCAACAGTGTCTCGCAGTGGGTGCAGCTCATGATTCTCAGCAAGCCCACAGCCCCACAGCGGGCCCTGGTCATCACACACTTCGTTCACGTGGCAGAG AAGCTGCTGCAGCTGCAGAACTTCAACACACTGATGGCGGTAGTCGGGGGCCTGAGCCACAGCTCCATCTCGCGCCTCAAGGACACCCACAGCCACGTTAGCCCTGAGACCATCAAG CTCTGGGAAGGTCTGACGGAACTAGTGACGGCCACCGGCAACTACGGCAACTatcggcggcggctggcggcctGTGTGGGCTTCCGTTTCCCCATCCTGGGTGTGCACCTCAAGGACTTGGTGGCCCTGCAGCTGGCACTGCCTGACTGGCTGGACCCTGCCCGGACCCGACTTAATGGGGCCAAGATGAAGCAGCTCTTCAGCATCTTGGAGGAGCTGGCCATGGTGACCAGCCTTCGGCCCCCAGTGCAGGCGAACCCTGACCTGCTGAGCCTGCTCACG GTGTCCCTGGATCAGTATCAGACGGAGGATGAGCTCTACCAGCTGTCCCTGCAGCGGGAGCCACGCTCCAAGTCCTCG CCAACCAGTCCCACGAGCTGCACCCCACCTCCCCGGGCCCCAGTGCTGGAGGAATGGACTTCGGCTGCCAAACCCAAGCTGGATCAGGCACTCATGGTGGAACACATCGAGAAAATGGTGGAG TCCGTGTTCCGGAACTTTGACGTTGATGGGGACGGCCACATCTCACAGGAAGAGTTCCAGATCATCCGTGGGAACTTCCCTTACCTCAGCGCCTTTGGGGACCTCGACCAGAACCA GGATGGCTGCATCAGCAGGGAGGAGATGATCTCCTACTTCCTCCGCTCCAGCTCTGTGTTGGGCGGCCGCATGGGCTTCGTACACAACTTCCATGAGAGCAACTCCTTGCGTCCTGTTGCCTGCCGCCACTGCAAGGCCCTG ATCCTGGGCATCTACAAGCAGGGCCTCAAATGCCGAG CATGTGGTGTGAACTGCCACAAGCAGTGCAAAGATCGCCTGTCAGTCGAGTGCCGGCGTCGGGCCCAGAGCGTGAGCCTGGAGGGGTGCACGCCCTCACCTTCACCCACACATACCCACCACCGAGCCTTCAGCttctccctgccccgccccggcAGGCGAGGCTCCCGGCCTCCAG agATCCGAGAGGAGGAGGTACAGATGGTGGAGGATGGAGTGTTTGATATCCACTTGTAA
- the RASGRP2 gene encoding RAS guanyl-releasing protein 2 isoform X4, producing the protein MSLLFDHLEPMELAEHLTYLEYRSFCKILFQDYHSFVTHGCTVDNPVLERFISLFNSVSQWVQLMILSKPTAPQRALVITHFVHVAEKLLQLQNFNTLMAVVGGLSHSSISRLKDTHSHVSPETIKLWEGLTELVTATGNYGNYRRRLAACVGFRFPILGVHLKDLVALQLALPDWLDPARTRLNGAKMKQLFSILEELAMVTSLRPPVQANPDLLSLLTVSLDQYQTEDELYQLSLQREPRSKSSPTSPTSCTPPPRAPVLEEWTSAAKPKLDQALMVEHIEKMVESVFRNFDVDGDGHISQEEFQIIRGNFPYLSAFGDLDQNQDGCISREEMISYFLRSSSVLGGRMGFVHNFHESNSLRPVACRHCKALILGIYKQGLKCRACGVNCHKQCKDRLSVECRRRAQSVSLEGCTPSPSPTHTHHRAFSFSLPRPGRRGSRPPEIREEEVQMVEDGVFDIHL; encoded by the exons ATGTCCCTGTTGTTTGACCACCTGGAGCCCATGGAGCTGGCAGAGCATCTCACCTACCTGGAGTATCGCTCCTTCTGCAAGATCCTG TTCCAGGACTATCACAGTTTTGTGACTCACGGCTGCACAGTGGATAACCCTGTCCTGGAGCGATTCATCTCCCTTTTCAACAGTGTCTCGCAGTGGGTGCAGCTCATGATTCTCAGCAAGCCCACAGCCCCACAGCGGGCCCTGGTCATCACACACTTCGTTCACGTGGCAGAG AAGCTGCTGCAGCTGCAGAACTTCAACACACTGATGGCGGTAGTCGGGGGCCTGAGCCACAGCTCCATCTCGCGCCTCAAGGACACCCACAGCCACGTTAGCCCTGAGACCATCAAG CTCTGGGAAGGTCTGACGGAACTAGTGACGGCCACCGGCAACTACGGCAACTatcggcggcggctggcggcctGTGTGGGCTTCCGTTTCCCCATCCTGGGTGTGCACCTCAAGGACTTGGTGGCCCTGCAGCTGGCACTGCCTGACTGGCTGGACCCTGCCCGGACCCGACTTAATGGGGCCAAGATGAAGCAGCTCTTCAGCATCTTGGAGGAGCTGGCCATGGTGACCAGCCTTCGGCCCCCAGTGCAGGCGAACCCTGACCTGCTGAGCCTGCTCACG GTGTCCCTGGATCAGTATCAGACGGAGGATGAGCTCTACCAGCTGTCCCTGCAGCGGGAGCCACGCTCCAAGTCCTCG CCAACCAGTCCCACGAGCTGCACCCCACCTCCCCGGGCCCCAGTGCTGGAGGAATGGACTTCGGCTGCCAAACCCAAGCTGGATCAGGCACTCATGGTGGAACACATCGAGAAAATGGTGGAG TCCGTGTTCCGGAACTTTGACGTTGATGGGGACGGCCACATCTCACAGGAAGAGTTCCAGATCATCCGTGGGAACTTCCCTTACCTCAGCGCCTTTGGGGACCTCGACCAGAACCA GGATGGCTGCATCAGCAGGGAGGAGATGATCTCCTACTTCCTCCGCTCCAGCTCTGTGTTGGGCGGCCGCATGGGCTTCGTACACAACTTCCATGAGAGCAACTCCTTGCGTCCTGTTGCCTGCCGCCACTGCAAGGCCCTG ATCCTGGGCATCTACAAGCAGGGCCTCAAATGCCGAG CATGTGGTGTGAACTGCCACAAGCAGTGCAAAGATCGCCTGTCAGTCGAGTGCCGGCGTCGGGCCCAGAGCGTGAGCCTGGAGGGGTGCACGCCCTCACCTTCACCCACACATACCCACCACCGAGCCTTCAGCttctccctgccccgccccggcAGGCGAGGCTCCCGGCCTCCAG agATCCGAGAGGAGGAGGTACAGATGGTGGAGGATGGAGTGTTTGATATCCACTTGTAA
- the RASGRP2 gene encoding RAS guanyl-releasing protein 2 isoform X1, which translates to MAGTLDLDKGCTVEELLRGCIEAFDDSGKVRDPQLVRMFLMMHPWYIPSSQLAAKLLHIYRQSRKDNSSSLQVKTCHLVRYWISAFPAEFDLNHELAEQIKELKALLDQEGNRRHSSLIDIESVPTYKWKRQVTQRNPVEQKKRKMSLLFDHLEPMELAEHLTYLEYRSFCKILFQDYHSFVTHGCTVDNPVLERFISLFNSVSQWVQLMILSKPTAPQRALVITHFVHVAEKLLQLQNFNTLMAVVGGLSHSSISRLKDTHSHVSPETIKLWEGLTELVTATGNYGNYRRRLAACVGFRFPILGVHLKDLVALQLALPDWLDPARTRLNGAKMKQLFSILEELAMVTSLRPPVQANPDLLSLLTVSLDQYQTEDELYQLSLQREPRSKSSPTSPTSCTPPPRAPVLEEWTSAAKPKLDQALMVEHIEKMVESVFRNFDVDGDGHISQEEFQIIRGNFPYLSAFGDLDQNQDGCISREEMISYFLRSSSVLGGRMGFVHNFHESNSLRPVACRHCKALILGIYKQGLKCRACGVNCHKQCKDRLSVECRRRAQSVSLEGCTPSPSPTHTHHRAFSFSLPRPGRRGSRPPEIREEEVQMVEDGVFDIHL; encoded by the exons ATGGCGGGCACCCTAGACTTGGACAAGGGCTGCACGGTGGAGGAGCTGCTTCGCGGCTGCATCGAAGCCTTCG ATGACTCCGGGAAGGTGCGGGACCCGCAGCTGGTGCGCATGTTCCTCATGATGCACCCCTGGTACATCCCTTCCTCTCAGCTGGCGGCAAAGCTGCTCCACAT CTACAGACAATCCCGCAAGGACAACTCCAGTTCGCTGCAGGTGAAGACATGCCATCTGGTCAG GTACTGGATCTCAGCATTCCCGGCAGAGTTTGACCTGAACCATGAGCTCGCTGAACAGATCAAGGAACTGAAGGCTCTGCTGGACCAGGAAGGGAACCGCAGGCATAGCAGTCTCATCGACATCGAGAGCGT ccccaccTACAAGTGGAAGCGGCAGGTGACTCAGCGGAACCCTGTGGAACAGAAAAAGCGCAAGATGTCCCTGTTGTTTGACCACCTGGAGCCCATGGAGCTGGCAGAGCATCTCACCTACCTGGAGTATCGCTCCTTCTGCAAGATCCTG TTCCAGGACTATCACAGTTTTGTGACTCACGGCTGCACAGTGGATAACCCTGTCCTGGAGCGATTCATCTCCCTTTTCAACAGTGTCTCGCAGTGGGTGCAGCTCATGATTCTCAGCAAGCCCACAGCCCCACAGCGGGCCCTGGTCATCACACACTTCGTTCACGTGGCAGAG AAGCTGCTGCAGCTGCAGAACTTCAACACACTGATGGCGGTAGTCGGGGGCCTGAGCCACAGCTCCATCTCGCGCCTCAAGGACACCCACAGCCACGTTAGCCCTGAGACCATCAAG CTCTGGGAAGGTCTGACGGAACTAGTGACGGCCACCGGCAACTACGGCAACTatcggcggcggctggcggcctGTGTGGGCTTCCGTTTCCCCATCCTGGGTGTGCACCTCAAGGACTTGGTGGCCCTGCAGCTGGCACTGCCTGACTGGCTGGACCCTGCCCGGACCCGACTTAATGGGGCCAAGATGAAGCAGCTCTTCAGCATCTTGGAGGAGCTGGCCATGGTGACCAGCCTTCGGCCCCCAGTGCAGGCGAACCCTGACCTGCTGAGCCTGCTCACG GTGTCCCTGGATCAGTATCAGACGGAGGATGAGCTCTACCAGCTGTCCCTGCAGCGGGAGCCACGCTCCAAGTCCTCG CCAACCAGTCCCACGAGCTGCACCCCACCTCCCCGGGCCCCAGTGCTGGAGGAATGGACTTCGGCTGCCAAACCCAAGCTGGATCAGGCACTCATGGTGGAACACATCGAGAAAATGGTGGAG TCCGTGTTCCGGAACTTTGACGTTGATGGGGACGGCCACATCTCACAGGAAGAGTTCCAGATCATCCGTGGGAACTTCCCTTACCTCAGCGCCTTTGGGGACCTCGACCAGAACCA GGATGGCTGCATCAGCAGGGAGGAGATGATCTCCTACTTCCTCCGCTCCAGCTCTGTGTTGGGCGGCCGCATGGGCTTCGTACACAACTTCCATGAGAGCAACTCCTTGCGTCCTGTTGCCTGCCGCCACTGCAAGGCCCTG ATCCTGGGCATCTACAAGCAGGGCCTCAAATGCCGAG CATGTGGTGTGAACTGCCACAAGCAGTGCAAAGATCGCCTGTCAGTCGAGTGCCGGCGTCGGGCCCAGAGCGTGAGCCTGGAGGGGTGCACGCCCTCACCTTCACCCACACATACCCACCACCGAGCCTTCAGCttctccctgccccgccccggcAGGCGAGGCTCCCGGCCTCCAG agATCCGAGAGGAGGAGGTACAGATGGTGGAGGATGGAGTGTTTGATATCCACTTGTAA
- the RASGRP2 gene encoding RAS guanyl-releasing protein 2 isoform X2, with protein MAGTLDLDKGCTVEELLRGCIEAFDDSGKVRDPQLVRMFLMMHPWYIPSSQLAAKLLHIYRQSRKDNSSSLQVKTCHLVRYWISAFPAEFDLNHELAEQIKELKALLDQEGNRRHSSLIDIESVPTYKWKRQVTQRNPVEQKKRKMSLLFDHLEPMELAEHLTYLEYRSFCKILFQDYHSFVTHGCTVDNPVLERFISLFNSVSQWVQLMILSKPTAPQRALVITHFVHVAELLQLQNFNTLMAVVGGLSHSSISRLKDTHSHVSPETIKLWEGLTELVTATGNYGNYRRRLAACVGFRFPILGVHLKDLVALQLALPDWLDPARTRLNGAKMKQLFSILEELAMVTSLRPPVQANPDLLSLLTVSLDQYQTEDELYQLSLQREPRSKSSPTSPTSCTPPPRAPVLEEWTSAAKPKLDQALMVEHIEKMVESVFRNFDVDGDGHISQEEFQIIRGNFPYLSAFGDLDQNQDGCISREEMISYFLRSSSVLGGRMGFVHNFHESNSLRPVACRHCKALILGIYKQGLKCRACGVNCHKQCKDRLSVECRRRAQSVSLEGCTPSPSPTHTHHRAFSFSLPRPGRRGSRPPEIREEEVQMVEDGVFDIHL; from the exons ATGGCGGGCACCCTAGACTTGGACAAGGGCTGCACGGTGGAGGAGCTGCTTCGCGGCTGCATCGAAGCCTTCG ATGACTCCGGGAAGGTGCGGGACCCGCAGCTGGTGCGCATGTTCCTCATGATGCACCCCTGGTACATCCCTTCCTCTCAGCTGGCGGCAAAGCTGCTCCACAT CTACAGACAATCCCGCAAGGACAACTCCAGTTCGCTGCAGGTGAAGACATGCCATCTGGTCAG GTACTGGATCTCAGCATTCCCGGCAGAGTTTGACCTGAACCATGAGCTCGCTGAACAGATCAAGGAACTGAAGGCTCTGCTGGACCAGGAAGGGAACCGCAGGCATAGCAGTCTCATCGACATCGAGAGCGT ccccaccTACAAGTGGAAGCGGCAGGTGACTCAGCGGAACCCTGTGGAACAGAAAAAGCGCAAGATGTCCCTGTTGTTTGACCACCTGGAGCCCATGGAGCTGGCAGAGCATCTCACCTACCTGGAGTATCGCTCCTTCTGCAAGATCCTG TTCCAGGACTATCACAGTTTTGTGACTCACGGCTGCACAGTGGATAACCCTGTCCTGGAGCGATTCATCTCCCTTTTCAACAGTGTCTCGCAGTGGGTGCAGCTCATGATTCTCAGCAAGCCCACAGCCCCACAGCGGGCCCTGGTCATCACACACTTCGTTCACGTGGCAGAG CTGCTGCAGCTGCAGAACTTCAACACACTGATGGCGGTAGTCGGGGGCCTGAGCCACAGCTCCATCTCGCGCCTCAAGGACACCCACAGCCACGTTAGCCCTGAGACCATCAAG CTCTGGGAAGGTCTGACGGAACTAGTGACGGCCACCGGCAACTACGGCAACTatcggcggcggctggcggcctGTGTGGGCTTCCGTTTCCCCATCCTGGGTGTGCACCTCAAGGACTTGGTGGCCCTGCAGCTGGCACTGCCTGACTGGCTGGACCCTGCCCGGACCCGACTTAATGGGGCCAAGATGAAGCAGCTCTTCAGCATCTTGGAGGAGCTGGCCATGGTGACCAGCCTTCGGCCCCCAGTGCAGGCGAACCCTGACCTGCTGAGCCTGCTCACG GTGTCCCTGGATCAGTATCAGACGGAGGATGAGCTCTACCAGCTGTCCCTGCAGCGGGAGCCACGCTCCAAGTCCTCG CCAACCAGTCCCACGAGCTGCACCCCACCTCCCCGGGCCCCAGTGCTGGAGGAATGGACTTCGGCTGCCAAACCCAAGCTGGATCAGGCACTCATGGTGGAACACATCGAGAAAATGGTGGAG TCCGTGTTCCGGAACTTTGACGTTGATGGGGACGGCCACATCTCACAGGAAGAGTTCCAGATCATCCGTGGGAACTTCCCTTACCTCAGCGCCTTTGGGGACCTCGACCAGAACCA GGATGGCTGCATCAGCAGGGAGGAGATGATCTCCTACTTCCTCCGCTCCAGCTCTGTGTTGGGCGGCCGCATGGGCTTCGTACACAACTTCCATGAGAGCAACTCCTTGCGTCCTGTTGCCTGCCGCCACTGCAAGGCCCTG ATCCTGGGCATCTACAAGCAGGGCCTCAAATGCCGAG CATGTGGTGTGAACTGCCACAAGCAGTGCAAAGATCGCCTGTCAGTCGAGTGCCGGCGTCGGGCCCAGAGCGTGAGCCTGGAGGGGTGCACGCCCTCACCTTCACCCACACATACCCACCACCGAGCCTTCAGCttctccctgccccgccccggcAGGCGAGGCTCCCGGCCTCCAG agATCCGAGAGGAGGAGGTACAGATGGTGGAGGATGGAGTGTTTGATATCCACTTGTAA